The DNA region CGGTCATCAGCATCTCCACGCCGAGCGCCTGATTGGTCTCCTTCAACCGTTGGGTGGTCGTATAAATCTGCTTTAGCTGATCCAGCGGTTTTTCCTCGTGCACCGGAAGTGCGAGGATCCACGATGAAACCCGGTTGCCGAGCTTCCCCTGTTCTTCGTTTCGCCGCACGCTGACGGGGGCCGAGATCTTGAATTCCTGCGTCGCGGGATCGACGCCACGTCGCAGCATGTAGCCGCGAATGGCGCCGGTGACGATCGTGAGCACGACGTCGTTGACCGAACAGTCGAGTCCTCGACGCATCGCTTTGATGTCCTCGAGCGGCGTGTCCAGCCAGGCGAAACTTCGGTGCGGCCCCAACGGTCCGTTCAGAGCGGTTCGGGTCGAAGTCAACCCCATGCCGAGCATCGAACCCAGAATCTTGGCTCGCTTGCCGATCTCGGCGACAACGCTTTCGCTCTGGCTCGCGAACTCACGCAAACCTTGCACGGCCTTCATGGGCAAGCTCAGTCGATACGCCACCTCGCCCAGCACGAGATCCATGGGACTCGGCACCGGCCTGGGAATGAAGCGCGGCACTTCGGCGAGGTCCCGAACGGGGGAGGGCGACATCATGATCTGGGCCAGGTCCAGCCCGGACGCTCCATCGATCATGCAGTGATGAATCTTCGTGATGACCGCAAATCGATCCCCCTCGAGCCCCTCGACGATCCAGGTTTCCCAGAGCGGTCGCGCGCGATCCAGCGGCTGCGCCATGATCCGCGATGAGAGCTTCTGCAACTGCTCGTCTGTGCCCGGATCGGGCAACGCGGTATGGCGCACGTGATAGTCGAGTTTGAAGTGACGGTCGTCGACCCATACTGCATGATCGAAGAAGGGTATGAAGTGAAGCTTTTGACGGTAACGAGGAATGCGATGCAAGAAGCTTTCGGTCGCACACATGATGCGGTTGATGTCGATCCCTCCATCTTCCGTGCGCAGCGGACCGGCCTCATAGACCAGCGTGGAGGAAACGTGCATGTGCGAACTTTCTGACTCCATCAGGAGAAACGAATTGTCTTGTACCGAGAGTCGGTCGTAATTGTAGTTGTAGTGGGCCATATCACCTCCCCGTCGACCGCACGCCGTGCGAGCGGCGAACGCAACTACTCTGTCAGGTGTAGCCAGCGAAGTCCAGCCCGATTTCGAGAGCTGCTGAATTCGCGAGAATGCACTCCGAGAATCGTCGGCGCCCGGGAGGGGGACTTCAACACGATTCCAACTCGCCCTCACGCGCCCAGTCGCGAGATCGTCTACGCTGATTTCTGCCGCGCCCGTGGTTGTTGTTGGGGAATGTTCTCGAGGACACCGTTGAGGAGGTTCATTGGATATCCGTCGCGGGATCCTTTCTGGTGTTGCGGCCTACGTCGTGTGGGGCGGAAGCCCGATCTTTTGGAACGCCATCAAGCAAGTACCCCCGTTCGAGATCTTGTCCTGGCGAGTGCTGTGGGCGCTGCTGATTCTGTTGCTCGTGGTGGCCGTCAGGCGCGTCGAGGGGCGCTGCTGCGGGCGGCGTTCAGCCGGGGCGGCGGACCCTCGTCATCGGCGTGGTCGCCGGAGCGCTCCTCAGCCTGAACTGGGTGATGTTTCTCTGGGCGGTGACTCACGGCCATATCGTAGAAGTCAGCTTGGGGTACTACATCAATCCCCTCATGAGCGTGGCCCTCGGGGTCGTGGTGATGGGCGAGCGGTTGAGCCCCAGGGTCCAGATTGCGATCGCGATCGCGGCGATCGGCGTGGTGGTGATGACCTTTGCAGCCGGCCAACCCCCGTGGATATCGCTTTGGCTCGCCGTCACCTTCGCCCTCTACGGTCTCTTGAAGAAGCAGGCCGACGCTGCGGAACCGCTCGAAGGTCTCGTCATCGAAACCGGTACCGCAGCCATTCCCCTGGCTCTGTGGCTGGCCATCCTGATCGCGGACGGTCAAAGCCAGGTCGTGGCGGGCAGCGTGAATTGGGCGTGGTTGCCTTTCACGGGTGTCATCACCGTAGTGCCGCTATTGCTGTTCGGGATTTCCACCCAACTCATTCCACTTTCAATGGTCGGAATGCTTCAATATCTGGCGCCGTCCATCCAGCTTGCACTCGGGCTCATGCTTTACGGCGAAGCCGTTACCCCAGCGCAGATATTTGGCTTCATCGCAATCTGGCTCGCCCTGGGGATCTACGTCTTCGACAACCTGCGCGCCGTCAGAACAACTGAGACGGCAGCTTGAACTGATGCCAGCGACCCGCCAGCTCAAACCGGCGGTGTATACCAGATGGGCGAGGTCCAGGCGCGCTCCTGAATCGTGCGTTTGCGTTCGGAATTGTCGCAGTCTGCGGGGCGATCGTCTCCCGCGAGCCCGATGCACTGCCATGCGTTGTAGCGA from Myxococcales bacterium includes:
- a CDS encoding wax ester/triacylglycerol synthase family O-acyltransferase, giving the protein MAHYNYNYDRLSVQDNSFLLMESESSHMHVSSTLVYEAGPLRTEDGGIDINRIMCATESFLHRIPRYRQKLHFIPFFDHAVWVDDRHFKLDYHVRHTALPDPGTDEQLQKLSSRIMAQPLDRARPLWETWIVEGLEGDRFAVITKIHHCMIDGASGLDLAQIMMSPSPVRDLAEVPRFIPRPVPSPMDLVLGEVAYRLSLPMKAVQGLREFASQSESVVAEIGKRAKILGSMLGMGLTSTRTALNGPLGPHRSFAWLDTPLEDIKAMRRGLDCSVNDVVLTIVTGAIRGYMLRRGVDPATQEFKISAPVSVRRNEEQGKLGNRVSSWILALPVHEEKPLDQLKQIYTTTQRLKETNQALGVEMLMTVAEWTPASLLSLGSRSANGPVNSIVTNIPGPQFPLYMQGSKLLGIYPQVPLLEGMGLGIALMSYDGTICWGFNANPDVVPDLQEFVKLIAASTKMVAEAAGVVLSSSLQQNLEFSRRETETEASESEESE
- the rarD gene encoding EamA family transporter RarD — its product is MVAGALLSLNWVMFLWAVTHGHIVEVSLGYYINPLMSVALGVVVMGERLSPRVQIAIAIAAIGVVVMTFAAGQPPWISLWLAVTFALYGLLKKQADAAEPLEGLVIETGTAAIPLALWLAILIADGQSQVVAGSVNWAWLPFTGVITVVPLLLFGISTQLIPLSMVGMLQYLAPSIQLALGLMLYGEAVTPAQIFGFIAIWLALGIYVFDNLRAVRTTETAA
- a CDS encoding DUF3604 domain-containing protein produces the protein RYNAWQCIGLAGDDRPADCDNSERKRTIQERAWTSPIWYTPPV